In the Synergistaceae bacterium genome, one interval contains:
- a CDS encoding FAD-binding protein yields the protein MANLFTYGRVDETVINELVSAICSNNVSTDKDKCATYSRDEVPSNFYGREYSAEVLVFPETTEHVSSIMKIASKHKVPVTPRGAGTGLSGGALPVHGGIVMSFEKMNKLLELDHKNLTITVEPGVVTSEITAMATENNLFYAGDPCSGDSSYIGGNIAENAGGNKVIKYGAPGAQVLALEVVLPDGSITWFGGKRLKDATGFNFVQLMVGSEGVLGVITKAVLKLLPLSRYSVDLLAAFKDTATAIAFVPQIVKEGGLIPSSIEFMDKKALSLVKKYLNTEVPAGEAGAVLIIELEDNDMEQLEKIYEKIGKLSQKHGAYEVYVADTRSTKDRVWQARKSIAEAVSTSYTKYTKEDLVVPTDKVPALLEAIEEICTSHKLEWSAYGHAGDGNMHCSIIAPETTDWHDVLTTVQCELYPKVLDMGGTLSGEHGIGFKRKGYMKYFMDESQIELIKRVKLAFDPQNILNPGKMVDWN from the coding sequence ATGGCTAATCTTTTTACATATGGCAGAGTTGATGAAACAGTAATAAACGAACTTGTTTCTGCTATATGCAGCAACAATGTTTCTACGGATAAAGATAAATGTGCAACATATTCTCGCGACGAAGTACCCAGCAATTTTTATGGCAGAGAGTACTCTGCCGAAGTTCTGGTCTTTCCGGAAACAACAGAGCATGTCTCTTCGATAATGAAAATAGCTTCGAAACACAAAGTTCCGGTTACTCCTCGCGGAGCAGGCACAGGTCTATCTGGCGGAGCTCTTCCTGTCCATGGCGGAATAGTGATGAGCTTCGAAAAAATGAATAAGCTTCTTGAGCTTGACCATAAGAACTTGACTATAACGGTTGAACCTGGAGTCGTAACATCTGAAATTACAGCTATGGCGACAGAGAATAATCTCTTTTATGCCGGAGACCCTTGCAGCGGAGACTCATCCTATATTGGGGGCAACATCGCAGAAAATGCCGGGGGGAACAAAGTAATTAAATATGGAGCCCCAGGAGCTCAAGTTCTTGCTTTGGAAGTTGTTCTGCCTGACGGTTCAATAACGTGGTTTGGCGGCAAAAGATTAAAGGACGCTACAGGCTTTAATTTTGTTCAACTCATGGTCGGTTCTGAGGGAGTTTTGGGAGTAATAACGAAAGCTGTGTTAAAACTTCTTCCACTTTCTCGCTACTCAGTCGACCTTCTTGCCGCATTCAAGGACACTGCGACTGCAATAGCTTTTGTGCCTCAGATTGTAAAAGAAGGAGGATTAATCCCTTCTTCAATCGAATTTATGGATAAAAAAGCGTTAAGTCTGGTTAAGAAATACCTTAACACTGAAGTTCCGGCAGGAGAAGCTGGTGCAGTTTTAATAATCGAGCTAGAAGACAACGATATGGAACAGCTTGAAAAAATATACGAAAAAATTGGCAAACTTTCTCAAAAACATGGTGCATATGAAGTCTATGTTGCGGACACTAGAAGCACGAAAGACAGAGTGTGGCAGGCGAGAAAGTCCATAGCGGAAGCGGTTTCCACTTCCTACACAAAGTACACAAAGGAAGACCTCGTCGTCCCAACAGACAAAGTGCCTGCTTTGTTGGAGGCAATAGAAGAGATTTGCACTTCTCATAAGCTGGAATGGAGTGCTTACGGCCACGCAGGAGACGGAAACATGCACTGCTCGATTATCGCTCCGGAGACGACAGATTGGCATGATGTGCTAACCACAGTGCAGTGTGAATTGTATCCTAAGGTTCTTGACATGGGCGGAACTCTATCCGGCGAACATGGCATTGGATTTAAGCGTAAAGGCTACATGAAATATTTTATGGATGAAAGCCAGATTGAGTTAATCAAAAGAGTCAAACTTGCTTTTGACCCTCAAAATATTCTCAACCCAGGTAAAATGGTTGATTGGAACTAA